ATAGAAAAGCCTTGTGACCAAATCAGCATTGAGATTTCTATGTTGGCAATCGCCAAtgatgtataattaattaagtaattttttgtagagagctttttttttcccttttttttttcctttttacttcGTATCATAACGAGTTTGGTAGCAGATTGAGTTGTTTATGTTTCTTGATAGTTCGCTCTCttgtaaatattaattttttcttatgaaTATATAGTGATAGTTTCGAGCAAATTGATTTATAATTGTTCTCAAACGGAACTATTCAGAATTGTTAGATGTAGCTCGAAATTTAGTTATCGAATTGGATTTTATAATCCTGATTCATGTACTGCTGAGCGGtgtaataaattttgaaaaatgatttgtaaagaaaaaataaacgtTTGTGATAGAAATAGttccaataataaaaaaactcattaaaaatttttatattaatattaacagTGTAGTATATACAAGAACCAATTTTCTCCATATACatgatgaatttttttaaagataataTGCTTATATTccattgaataaaaaattatgtacaaaaattGTAAACAGCACATTGATGCGACAGGCCCATGCAACCCAAAGCAGTGCCCAAAGAAAACTAATAAAGATCAAGAAATGAGAGATGCTACTTAATGACACAGTTAATTACATAAGCTCCAAGAAAGTAATCATATCTCCGAGAAGAAGACGCTAATACTATCATCGCCGATGCCGAAGCTCTCGTCATCACCGTATAAGCGGTAGAAGTTCATCAGCGAGTCGACTGTCGGAAAACCGGCAGAAGTTCATCAGCGAGTCGACTGTCGGAAAACCGTTGCCGGTGTTGTCGTCAGAATCATGATCAAGATCCCCGTCGGACGTCGGTCAGGCGACGACGACGGGGTCCCGACACAGCGGGCAGGTGCTCTTCGATCGGGCGAGCAGCCACGGGTCGACGCAGTCCTTGTGGAACGCGTGCTTGCACCGCGGCAGCACGCGCAGCTCCTCTCCGGCCGCGAAATCCTCCAGGCATATCGCGCAGCTCTCCGAGTTGTTTCCGCCGCCGTCATTGTCGGTACAGTCTTTAGCGTGGATGGTGATCGCGATCTCGTCGACGGGCTGATGCTGGGACGCGGGCGTGGAGTTGGCGACGGTCGGGGGCTCAACGTGGGAGCgtcggcagcagcagcagctgcagatTGCCAAGGTGAGGAAGACGAGCGCGGCGAAAGCGACATAGAGCATGAACGTCGCAAGAAAAGCGATGTTGTTGAGTCTGTCATAGTCGTAGGCGACCGGAGCTGCGGTCGCAGGTCCTCGGGCGTCGAAGGAGAAGGACGTGGTTCCGAGAGGCCGAACCATGGGACCTAGCTAGCTCGTACTCTGGCGAAccagggaggaggaggaggaggagcagaaAAGGTAATAGCTAAGTGGTGGCTGTAAGACGAAATTAACTGGTAAACTGTGGGACGACGCAACTGTCCGTAGTCTATATATTAACGGAACGTATCCTAATCCTAGTATTTGTTGATGATTATACACAATTCTAGTAGAATTACTTTTCCTTAATTCCGAATCTAACTAAACTTTCCAAATCAGGTTCAAATCCCACTTCTAGTTCTAGTCGGACTTTATTCTAATTATCGTACATTAGCGCTAAGAAAATTTGAGTGCTTAAGCTATTCCGCGATAATGGGTTTGTCCTATATAAaacattgtttttatttttaataaatcgTGACATTTTAATCTCtacaatatttataaaaatatattatctatagatatattaaaagttCAGTTTTAAACGGGTTACGTGTCGGGTTCTTTTTCGCGCGGCCGTTCCCCTCCTCTCTCCGATCCGTTTATGTCCCCTAAATCTTTCGGGCTGAAGAGCCAATAAAACATTCTGAAATgattcgttttcttttttttatttgtgaatcatataatttaattaggACTCAACATGACAACCGTCCGTTGCTTAAATAATGTTCAAACATCTAGTATCACTCTATACATTAACGGTACGAATCCTAATCCTAGTAGGATTTGTTGACGATTATACATAATCCTAATAGAATTACTTTTTCCTTAATTCGGAATCAGCTTCAATATCCCTCTTCTAGTCCTAATCTGAACTGAATTCTAATTATTGTAGATAATCGCTACGAAAATTTGAGTGCTATATAAATAACTCAACACGCTCGTTTACCTGCACCTATTAAAAACTCTGCGCTATTGTTTCGTAATTCCTCGATATGGCTACGCTGTCGTCCGAAAAGCCTAGTTTAAAATTCGTCCTCCTCTGGTGTTGTCTCTTGGCTCTGGCTGGTTTCCTATTAGTTGCTGCCGTTTCCTTCTGCAGGTGGCTTTGCTGCGATTGTCGTCGGCACTGCACGGCGCAGGAGCTTCCGGCCGTCCGCCCTGCTCGAGCCCCTCAGAATGACGAAATTCACTTCACCGTCCACGTCGTCGACCGACGCCACTGAATGATGCATTGTTTTATGATATTGCTGATGTTTGAGTTTTTCTTTctctatatttttgtttttccttcttATTTGCTGTTTGCGACCTCAAGTAATGGTTATGAGTTTTGTTCCTCGTTTTTCGCTTAATATCTGAGGTTTAATTCAATCTTTTGTTATGGATTCTGTAGTTGCTTATCTTAATTTGAACGCATTTTAGAAATTGGTTATTATAATTATGCTATTGAATGTTATGGTCCATGAAAGTTTGGCACAATGTATGCAGTATAATATAAGCTCCGGAGCATTGAAAGgacaaagaaaaataataataataataaaataaaggaaaataaaaagctcGCTGCGCCACGAGTATATATCTTTCCCGCTTCGAAGGGCTCTCTatctcctcctcatcctctccgGCGCGAGTTTACAAGTCCttcgtcctctctctctctcatgtccTCGTCTCTCCTGCCCTGCGTTACCCTCCTCCGCGGCGCATCTCACCGCCCCACTCTCCCCCCCTTCCCCACCTCCAtccaccgccgcctccgcctccggcgCCGAACCACCGCGACCTcatcctctcctccgccgcctccgccgccgcatcaCGGTGGCCGGAGCACCCGccgcgccgcctcctccgcactcctcctcctcctcctcgacggCCCCGCGGCGCGTCCCCACCGTTCGTccttgatctctctctctctctctctctctctctctctctctccgcgctTGTTCTAAATCGGATGGTTCACGTTTCGATTTCGTCCCTCTCCTCTTTCCCTGATCTTGATCTGAATCGATCGGTATGTGATGATCGCAGGCGCTGATGCGGGGAATCCGTTCGATAAATATGTGAAGAGGTAATCTCTCTCCTCCGCTTGTTTGGTTTTGGatggaaattagggttttcaCATTCGTGGAGTGATCGAATTCAGCTATTTCAAATCGGTAATTGCAAGTTCAGCTTACTATCATTATTTGGCCGTGTAAGAATTTATGTTTGCCTTACATATATTTGTCTGCATTTGAATATCCACCTTGAATCAACAGATTCTTGAAAAATGTGGCTGATGCCGAGTTTTTGGTAAAATTAGTCAGAGCAGCTGAAGTTGATGGGCTGGAGATAATTATGAACAACTTACTCTTCTTGTGATATGTGTGTTGTATGAGGAATGAGGTTGGGATTATCATTTTAAAGGTTTTCATGTGTTGTGTGCTAATTATTCACTTTAGGTTGTTTTCGGATATGATCTTATTATTCAGGTTACATCTGAATATGCTACTctgtttttcaattttatattattaatttcttgTTCACAAACATTAATAATCCAGGTAACGAGTTCCAGCAATTTGTTATGACATCATAGCTGTCATTACATACTTAGATCATGTCATTTAACAAAGTTTAGCCATCATATTGAACTTCCCTTTTTGATCATGAGTGTGGCTTTCTTTTCAtgctcctttcttttttccctcaATTTTGTCAGGAAAAAGCTGGAGCCTTTAGAGGCATACATCCCTGCTGTTCTTTTGACTCAAGCACAATTCGAGGACTTAGGTAAATAGCTGCTGATATTTTACCATCAACAACTAACCCTCAAGAAAGTGTTTACAGAGATTTACACACTTTTTGGAACTAAAACCACTAATAACTAACCCTCAAGAAAGAGTTTTTACGGAGATTTACACACATTTTGGAACTAAAACTGAAATTTCCTGCTGAAAGATCATTCAGTGTGTCAGTGTTAGGCGATAAATGCATTAAAACCTCATAATTTTCTTGCAGAGAAGGCTAATTCAATGCATCGTACTAaggttttataatttattaactatTGCTAGACTGAAGTTCTGAGCCAAACCTGCCTAACTCGAGCTATTGCCACCCTATCAAATTCCAGGTTTTTCTTATGCGGAACCATATAATTGAAAAGGATATCTTATGTTAGATATCAGTGCACACGAATATTAAATTCTTGGAACAGCCTCATAAATGACCTAGAGTGCCttttgaatataattatttattcgagtagtttataataaaatttttaatttgtaattccTTTAAATGCTTGAGATATCTTTTATCTGATCTTCTTGTATGATGTATCACTTTCACTCTGAAACATGTTCTTTCACTTAAATATCCCCTTGTTGTACCTCTTCACAGAGAAATATCTGGATCTGGAGCAGCCAAACTATGATGAAAGCAGATCTTTACTTCGATCTGGTCCAGCTGCGTCTCTACGAGTAAATATTCGAGCTGTGAGTATCGAAGTAACCAAATAGAAATGATTATAATTGTCTACGAAATATGCTTGATGAGATGTTTCTTCTAAGCTTTCAGATATGGTTAGTTAGCTATATATAGTTGTATTTCTACAGTTTCTAGTCATTTTTCACAAGCAGCTGAGATTTATTATTTGTAAGGTGATTTGTTTCTTATATAGAACCAATGCATGGCGACTGAATCAAAACTAACTGATACCATTTTCAAACTATTACTACCAAGTTAGCTTTCTTCATTGTCGCCGAATGTGTTTCATGTGAGCGTTTTTAGGGCATGGTGGTGCTAATTAAGAGTTGTTTACACATGTTTATTTGCTGTGGCagcactttatgacattatgttCGGAATTATAGGTGGCACAATATGCTACTGATAGTGGGCAAGGAAAAGTCGCTTCAGATGCCGTCGATCAATGCCTAAGGTATGGTTCTTTTCGAACGATCTATAACGTTCATCAGCATGACTTGGAATTTTCGTTCTTATTTGCTCTGTAAACTgaaaatttttcttctttcataGAGCATTAGAGGATCTCGACTCACTACTGCTACATGCATTGAGGAAAGACCCAACTGCATCAGTTGAATCTATGAAGAGCAAGATCAGGCTCGCTGTGGGTGCTTTGGATAGGTACTAGTAAATCTGCTTACTGTATCTATTTTCTGAATCTTCTCttcctaaaaaaaaactattcttCTCAAACAGCAACTTTTTGCTTAATTGACCAAAAAGAGCAAGCCAGATCCTTTTTAGCTGCAATTTTATCGTATTATCCGGTATGatctattttgaaaattttgattcgtATTGAATAATACAAAAAAACCCCTCCAAATAATAGTACCTACTCATTTGTAGTCTCTTGCAAACTGTGCCATCAACAATTCTGGACAAAGGGAAGGCAATAGCAGATGCATTACAGGATTCCAAGTGATGGGAATGAAGGCAAGTTGGAAGATATGAATCCAGAGGTGAAACAATTGGAAAGTCTTCTCTGACGACAGATCTTAAGGCCTCTCAATAATGTTTCCGTCAAAAATAGGGAAAagtgaaaagataaaaagaaatgtTGTGGTCTCCAGTAATTAAAATGATGTATTCGGACGTATTATGATTCTTGCAAGATTGGTGCAAATTTCTGAAAATGCCTAATAACCACAACAATGCCAAAAATTAATTGATTCGTTGGAGGCATGAtgactgatttaaaaaaattaaggacaAATAACATGTACAACGAGTTAGCGTACATTCGCTAGTGAAATCCATTCACGTCGGTTATGGGTTTTGTACAAGTATTCACGTGTACAGTAATACCCTTCAAACTAGAATGGTTTTGTGTCCTTAGGCCTGAATAACTGATCTTTGATAGGTACGGCAATTATTACTACGGCACCAATATACAACCTGAACCAGTATCATAGCTTAGAAGTAAAACAACGCAATAACTAAAAGCTCATCAACTATAATGTGGCCCCGCTACTTGGTAAACCAAAAACAGCCAATCGACCCGTTACCCGCCCTCCTATTAGGTATTTttatagcattatctaaaattgaatattttgcaAACCACTAATACAATAACATAAATTTAGATTCAgcaacaaatttaaaaacacAAACCACGCCCGCTGATTCCACCGCATATTTGTTACAAGGGCGCGCATATTTGTTACACGGGCGCACGTACGCTCTACCAAGCAAGATGCACAACACTAGCAACACCTCAGAGGCCATTTTAATGGGGTATATACAGGGGAAACGATAGGACTTTGTTAAGTCGTTCGTGCTACAGGAAAAACGGACCCGGTTTCAAATATTTAATAGGGGGATAAATATTACGAGATAAAAATAGCTATAAATTACTGCCTGCGCCTTAGCCCACTAGGCCGCTCTGGATGCGCTTCAGGCTCGGACACACCATCCGCAATCTCCAGAAATCACCCGCATTTATCTGACAACATAGTAACAGGAGATGAGAGGAGAGCGACGACAAATAAAGTAGTGGATGGGCCAAGGGCGAAGGGCCCACACCATAtgaatttttttcagaaaaaaaagtaaagcagAAAAATGTTACCTTTGAGCAGGAATGGACATTGAGGATCTCCAGCATATGACAGTGAGATATTGCTGATTCCAATTCTTCTTCCGCCAGCATGCTGCACGCCTGCAAGAATATTGTATTATAACTACAACGCCCATCGGATAAGTGTGGAAAAATGTTAAACCATGCATGAATGTTTCAcctctgagagagagagagataggtttCAACAGCAGACCACATGGGGAGCGTGACCATTAATatactcaaaataaaaaaaaaataaaaaactcttTAAACACTAAATTgcatcgattttttttttaaatctaatttgcATGAATATCAAAACTATGGTCCGCCCATGACATTAAGCTCAGCATCAAAAGCCAGAGAGAAAGATGTcaagaaaatgtgaaactagTTTTCAGTATTTACAGGCAGAAAATACTTACCAGGAGCTGAAGGTTGGTCAATTTTGGACAATCAAGCCTCAAAATCTCCACGGAGCTACAGTAGCTGAATTGAAGaagtcaaaataaaattagaaatcaGAGGATAAGAAAGGCAGATACCGGCTAGTAAACAAAGTCaagctagaattttttttttaatcaaataaaaagaaaattgaaggaAAGACTGACCTCAAATTTAGTGTGCAAAGACTGATACATGTTAGATCCACTTCCTTTAAACTTGTGGACAAATTAAAGTTCAATTTAgataaatataaacaattcgCTGTCGAAGGGATTAGAATTTTCTTCACATTTGGACAACCAGTACAATTAAGAACTTCAAGTAAATGGTCTGACTTCCTGAGAGCCACTTTGCTTGCCATAGTTGTTGAATTGGATGAACATGCATCTAGTAGCATCTCGGACGAATGGTTACTTGAGCCCCAAACCAGTTGGCAAAGATTTGTGCATCCATTCAAGTTCACGTGAACTAAG
Above is a genomic segment from Ananas comosus cultivar F153 linkage group 15, ASM154086v1, whole genome shotgun sequence containing:
- the LOC109721502 gene encoding RING-H2 finger protein ATL64-like, with amino-acid sequence MVRPLGTTSFSFDARGPATAAPVAYDYDRLNNIAFLATFMLYVAFAALVFLTLAICSCCCCRRSHVEPPTVANSTPASQHQPVDEIAITIHAKDCTDNDGGGNNSESCAICLEDFAAGEELRVLPRCKHAFHKDCVDPWLLARSKSTCPLCRDPVVVA
- the LOC109721033 gene encoding LOW QUALITY PROTEIN: uncharacterized protein LOC109721033 (The sequence of the model RefSeq protein was modified relative to this genomic sequence to represent the inferred CDS: deleted 1 base in 1 codon): MSSSLLPCVTLLRGASHRPTLPPFPTSIHRRLRLRRRTTATSSSPPPPPPPHHGGRSTRRAASSALLLLLLDGPAARPHRADAGNPFDKYVKRKKLEPLEAYIPAVLLTQAQFEDLEKYLDLEQPNYDESRSLLRSGPAASLRVNIRAVAQYATDSGQGKVASDAVDQCLRALEDLDSLLLHALRKDPTASVESMKSKIRLAVGALDSLLQTVPSTILDKGKAIADAYRIPSDGNEGKLEDMNPEVKQLESLL